Proteins from a genomic interval of Pseudomonas paeninsulae:
- the cysE gene encoding serine O-acetyltransferase, translating to MFERMREDIQSVFHRDPAARNALEVVTCYPGLHAVWLHRLAHALWTSGWKWLARVVSNLGRWLTGIEIHPGAKIGRRFFIDHGMGIVIGETAEIGNDVTLYQGVTLGGTSWNKGKRHPTLEDGVVVGAGAKVLGPFTVGAGAKIGSNAVVTKEVPAGATAVGIPGRIIVKVDDEQAAKRQAMAEKLGFDAYGVGQDMPDPVARAIGQLLDHLQAVDARLEGMCNALNELGSDYCAKELPALRDEDFVGVCKDQDGKPVA from the coding sequence ATGTTTGAGCGCATGCGGGAAGATATCCAGAGCGTATTCCATCGCGATCCGGCGGCGCGCAATGCGCTTGAGGTGGTGACCTGCTACCCGGGCCTGCATGCGGTCTGGTTGCATCGTCTGGCGCATGCGCTGTGGACGTCCGGTTGGAAATGGTTGGCGCGGGTGGTCTCCAATCTGGGGCGCTGGCTGACCGGGATCGAGATCCATCCGGGGGCGAAGATCGGTCGGCGCTTCTTCATCGATCATGGCATGGGCATCGTCATCGGCGAGACGGCCGAAATCGGCAACGATGTCACCCTGTATCAGGGCGTGACTCTGGGCGGTACCAGTTGGAACAAGGGCAAGCGCCATCCGACGCTGGAAGATGGTGTGGTGGTCGGTGCTGGGGCCAAGGTGCTCGGGCCGTTCACGGTGGGCGCGGGGGCCAAGATCGGCTCCAATGCGGTGGTGACCAAGGAGGTGCCGGCGGGGGCGACTGCGGTCGGTATTCCTGGGCGGATCATCGTCAAGGTGGATGACGAGCAGGCAGCCAAGCGTCAGGCCATGGCGGAAAAACTGGGCTTCGATGCCTATGGCGTCGGACAGGACATGCCAGATCCGGTGGCGCGCGCCATTGGCCAGTTGCTCGATCACTTGCAGGCGGTTGATGCGCGCCTGGAAGGCATGTGCAATGCGCTTAACGAGTTGGGCAGTGACTACTGCGCCAAGGAGTTGCCGGCGTTGCGCGACGAGGACTTCGTTGGCGTGTGCAAGGATCAGGATGGCAAGCCGGTAGCGTGA
- the trmJ gene encoding tRNA (cytosine(32)/uridine(32)-2'-O)-methyltransferase TrmJ, with the protein MLQNIRVVLVNTSHPGNIGGAARAMKNMGLSRLVLVEPMDFPSGDAVARASGATDVLEAAQVVGTLEEALVGCSLVLGTSARDRRIPWPLLDPRECGLAACEQALQGGEVALVFGREYAGLTNEELQRCHFHVHIPSDPDFSSLNLAAAVQVLAYEVRMAWLAAQNKPTKTLKLETTAIQSSQPVTADELESFYAHLQLALVEIGFLDPAKPRHLMSRLRRLYGRSGISKLEINILRGILTETVKAARGEHLKQGKTDV; encoded by the coding sequence TTGCTGCAAAATATTCGAGTGGTTCTGGTTAATACCAGTCATCCCGGCAATATCGGTGGTGCTGCGCGCGCCATGAAAAACATGGGTCTGTCGCGCCTGGTGCTGGTCGAGCCGATGGACTTTCCCAGTGGCGATGCGGTGGCTCGGGCCTCGGGGGCGACCGATGTGCTTGAGGCTGCGCAGGTGGTCGGCACGCTTGAAGAGGCGCTGGTCGGTTGCAGCCTGGTGCTGGGGACCAGTGCGCGCGATCGACGCATTCCCTGGCCGTTGCTCGATCCGCGCGAGTGCGGGCTGGCCGCGTGCGAGCAGGCTTTGCAGGGGGGCGAAGTGGCTTTGGTGTTCGGTCGTGAATACGCCGGCCTGACCAACGAGGAACTGCAGCGTTGCCATTTTCATGTGCACATTCCGTCCGATCCGGATTTTAGTTCGCTGAACCTGGCGGCGGCCGTGCAGGTGCTGGCCTATGAGGTGCGCATGGCCTGGTTGGCGGCGCAGAATAAGCCGACCAAGACGCTCAAGTTGGAGACCACGGCGATTCAGAGTTCCCAACCGGTGACGGCGGACGAGTTGGAGTCGTTTTATGCGCATCTGCAGCTCGCCCTGGTCGAGATCGGTTTTCTCGATCCGGCCAAGCCGCGGCACTTGATGAGCCGCTTGCGGCGCCTGTACGGTCGTAGTGGTATCAGTAAGCTGGAAATCAATATCTTGCGTGGCATTTTGACGGAAACCGTCAAGGCGGCGCGTGGTGAGCACCTTAAACAGGGGAAAACTGATGTTTGA
- the suhB gene encoding type III secretion system regulator SuhB, which translates to MQPMLNIALRAARSAGEMIFRSIERLDVISVDEKDAKDYVTEIDRSAELLIIQALRKAYPTHGFLGEEGGLIEGSGDGADYLWIIDPLDGTTNFIRGVPHFAVSLACKYRGRLEHAVVIDPVRQEEFTASRGRGAALNGRRLRVSSRKSLEGALLGTGFPFRDSQLDNLENYLGMFRNLVGQTAGVRRAGAASLDLAYVAAGRFDAFWEFGLSEWDMAAGALLIQEAGGLVSDFTGGHEFLEKGQIVAGNTKCFKAVLTAIQPHLSASMKR; encoded by the coding sequence ATGCAGCCCATGCTGAATATCGCCCTGCGCGCAGCCCGTAGCGCCGGTGAAATGATTTTCCGCTCGATCGAACGCTTGGACGTCATCTCGGTCGACGAGAAAGATGCCAAGGATTACGTGACTGAGATCGATCGCTCTGCCGAGTTGCTGATCATCCAAGCGCTGCGCAAGGCTTATCCGACCCACGGCTTCCTCGGCGAGGAAGGCGGCCTGATCGAAGGCAGCGGCGACGGCGCCGACTACCTGTGGATCATCGATCCACTGGACGGCACCACCAACTTTATCCGTGGTGTGCCGCATTTCGCCGTCAGCCTGGCCTGCAAGTACCGCGGCCGACTGGAGCATGCCGTGGTCATCGACCCGGTACGCCAGGAAGAATTCACCGCCAGCCGTGGCCGTGGCGCCGCCCTCAACGGCCGTCGCCTGCGCGTCAGCTCACGCAAGAGCCTGGAAGGCGCCCTGCTCGGCACCGGCTTCCCATTCCGCGACAGCCAGCTCGACAACCTGGAAAACTACCTGGGCATGTTCCGCAACCTGGTCGGCCAGACAGCCGGCGTTCGTCGTGCGGGCGCCGCCAGCCTGGACCTGGCCTACGTGGCCGCAGGCCGTTTCGATGCCTTCTGGGAATTCGGCCTGTCCGAATGGGACATGGCAGCCGGCGCCCTGCTGATTCAGGAAGCAGGCGGCCTGGTCAGCGACTTCACCGGTGGCCACGAATTCCTCGAGAAAGGCCAGATCGTCGCCGGCAACACCAAGTGCTTCAAGGCAGTGCTGACGGCCATCCAGCCGCATCTTTCCGCCTCAATGAAGCGCTGA
- a CDS encoding IS1595 family transposase, which produces MDAQPFQHLLARLDRLTIKQKSIVQHFLQINVQRDGFEELIPDLKACPHCAADAAQLASWGRSGGLQRYRCKVCRRTCNALTGTPLARLRKKDCWLDYAQALIAGLTVRAAARHCSVSKNTSFRWRHRFLHDVAAHHDARESGIVEADETFFLESFKGQREMPRPPRKRGGVGKTRGTGPDQIPVLVVRDREGHTADFQLEKLDAAHVSAALRPLVDKASVLCTDGAAIYAAFARRNGITHKVVYARPGLRVQEAAFHIQNVNAYHSRLKGWMARFHGVATKYLVNYLGWRRMLERYTKRIQPEFCLQEAVGRPMQQLKGT; this is translated from the coding sequence ATGGATGCCCAACCCTTTCAACACCTACTGGCTCGGCTTGATCGCCTCACGATCAAACAGAAGTCCATCGTTCAGCATTTTCTCCAGATCAACGTGCAGCGAGATGGCTTTGAAGAGCTCATCCCTGATCTGAAAGCCTGCCCGCACTGTGCCGCCGACGCCGCGCAACTGGCCTCATGGGGCCGCAGTGGTGGCTTGCAGCGCTATCGCTGCAAGGTCTGTCGGCGCACGTGCAATGCATTGACTGGAACACCCTTGGCGCGCCTACGCAAAAAGGACTGCTGGCTGGATTATGCCCAAGCCCTCATTGCTGGATTGACCGTGAGAGCGGCGGCCCGACACTGCAGCGTCAGCAAGAACACTTCATTTCGCTGGCGACATCGGTTTTTGCATGATGTGGCGGCGCATCACGATGCGCGTGAAAGCGGCATTGTCGAGGCCGACGAAACGTTCTTTCTCGAGTCATTCAAAGGTCAGCGCGAGATGCCGCGCCCACCCCGTAAACGCGGGGGTGTGGGCAAGACACGCGGAACGGGGCCGGATCAGATACCCGTTTTGGTTGTTCGCGACCGTGAAGGACATACCGCTGACTTTCAGTTGGAGAAGCTCGACGCCGCCCATGTAAGTGCCGCGCTAAGGCCTTTGGTGGATAAAGCGTCGGTGCTCTGTACTGATGGCGCAGCAATCTATGCGGCATTTGCACGCCGCAACGGGATCACCCACAAGGTGGTGTATGCGAGGCCGGGGTTACGCGTCCAGGAAGCGGCTTTTCATATCCAGAACGTCAACGCTTATCACAGTCGGCTGAAGGGCTGGATGGCGCGCTTTCATGGGGTTGCGACCAAGTACCTCGTTAACTACCTGGGTTGGCGCCGCATGTTGGAGCGGTACACAAAGCGCATTCAGCCAGAGTTTTGTCTGCAGGAGGCGGTGGGCCGGCCCATGCAACAGTTAAAGGGTACATAG
- a CDS encoding IS4 family transposase: MHPSHRPTTGQQQRVRHYASSADSYSLFNLLTGPELFDRIEALLPEHRERLFPPTETLSMFLSQALSADGSCQAVVNDAMVKRVIGGLKPGSTDTGGYCKARSRLPQSMISSLARQTGEIIAEGAASWWHWRGRRVRLVDGATVTLADTEENQAAYPQPGSQKAGLGFPQCRIVALLCLGSGALLDAATGPCKGKGSDEQSLLREMLDLLDGDDILLGDAFYATYFLLWELNRRGVDGVFEQYGARKRSTDFAKGEKQGVRDHLIVLSKPPRCPHWMSPAEYEEAPETLTVREFQAGGKIMVTTFLCPKETPKHVLKALYRCRWNVELDLRNIKTTLGMEHLRCKCPEMAMKELWVYLLAYNLIRLLMAQAALLADQIPRQLSFKHTIQIWMAWQQRGAPAHSAHSAAINALLVLIAEPRVGLRPGRIEPRAVKRRPKPFPLLTKPRHIAKEDVRKNGHPKKQR; this comes from the coding sequence ATGCATCCTAGCCATCGCCCAACGACGGGGCAACAACAGCGTGTACGCCACTATGCAAGCAGCGCGGACAGCTATTCCCTGTTCAATCTACTGACCGGCCCAGAGTTGTTCGACCGTATTGAGGCGTTGCTACCGGAGCACCGCGAACGATTGTTTCCGCCGACGGAAACCTTGTCGATGTTTCTCTCCCAGGCGTTGTCGGCGGACGGCAGCTGTCAAGCGGTGGTCAACGACGCCATGGTCAAACGGGTGATTGGGGGGCTCAAGCCTGGGAGTACGGATACCGGTGGATACTGCAAGGCGCGCTCGCGTCTGCCGCAGTCAATGATCTCGTCGCTGGCACGCCAAACCGGGGAGATCATCGCCGAAGGTGCCGCCTCCTGGTGGCACTGGCGGGGCCGGCGGGTGCGCCTGGTCGACGGGGCCACTGTTACGCTGGCGGACACCGAAGAGAATCAGGCCGCCTATCCGCAGCCGGGTAGTCAAAAGGCGGGATTGGGATTTCCGCAGTGTCGGATCGTGGCGCTGCTGTGCCTGGGTAGCGGCGCGTTGCTCGATGCCGCTACGGGCCCCTGCAAAGGCAAGGGCAGCGACGAGCAAAGCCTGTTGCGCGAGATGCTCGACTTGCTCGACGGCGATGACATCTTGCTCGGCGATGCCTTCTACGCGACCTACTTTCTGCTCTGGGAACTGAACCGCAGAGGTGTCGACGGCGTGTTCGAGCAGTATGGGGCACGCAAGCGCAGCACCGACTTCGCCAAGGGCGAGAAACAGGGGGTGCGCGACCACCTCATCGTACTGAGCAAGCCGCCGCGCTGTCCGCACTGGATGAGCCCCGCGGAGTACGAGGAGGCACCCGAGACGCTGACGGTGCGCGAGTTCCAAGCGGGTGGAAAGATCATGGTCACGACCTTCCTGTGCCCCAAGGAGACTCCCAAGCATGTGCTCAAAGCGCTGTATCGGTGCCGCTGGAACGTGGAGCTGGATCTGCGCAACATCAAGACGACACTCGGCATGGAGCACCTGCGCTGCAAGTGCCCAGAGATGGCCATGAAAGAGCTATGGGTCTACCTGCTCGCCTACAACCTGATCCGACTGTTGATGGCCCAGGCTGCCTTGCTGGCCGATCAAATCCCGCGCCAGCTCAGCTTCAAACATACGATCCAAATTTGGATGGCTTGGCAGCAACGCGGCGCCCCGGCCCACTCGGCCCACTCGGCCGCCATCAACGCCTTGCTGGTGCTGATTGCAGAACCACGGGTAGGTTTACGCCCCGGTCGAATCGAACCACGTGCGGTGAAACGACGACCGAAGCCCTTCCCCTTGCTCACCAAGCCGCGGCATATCGCCAAAGAAGATGTCAGGAAAAATGGACATCCGAAAAAACAGCGCTGA
- a CDS encoding glycine zipper 2TM domain-containing protein: MNKSMLVGAVLGAVGVTAGGAVATYNLMSGSEYAEVLAVQPIKEAIKTPREVCEDVTVTRQKPVKDQHQIAGTAIGAVVGGLLGNQVGGGSGKKIATVAGAVGGGYAGNKVQENMQAGATYTTTENRCRTVTDTSEKVVGYDVKYQLDGKEGRVRMDNDPGSRIPVKDGQLVMAETAE; encoded by the coding sequence ATGAACAAGTCAATGCTCGTTGGTGCTGTGCTGGGTGCTGTCGGTGTGACGGCAGGCGGTGCAGTGGCCACTTATAATCTGATGAGTGGTTCCGAGTACGCGGAAGTTCTAGCTGTGCAGCCGATCAAGGAGGCGATCAAAACCCCGCGTGAGGTCTGTGAGGATGTCACCGTGACCCGGCAGAAGCCGGTAAAGGACCAGCATCAGATTGCCGGTACGGCGATCGGTGCGGTTGTTGGCGGTTTGCTGGGTAACCAGGTTGGTGGCGGTTCTGGCAAGAAGATTGCCACCGTAGCTGGTGCCGTTGGTGGCGGTTACGCCGGCAACAAAGTGCAGGAAAACATGCAGGCGGGTGCCACCTATACCACCACTGAAAACCGCTGTCGCACCGTGACCGATACCAGCGAGAAAGTGGTCGGTTATGACGTGAAGTATCAGTTGGATGGTAAAGAAGGGCGGGTGCGTATGGACAATGATCCGGGTAGTCGGATTCCGGTCAAGGATGGGCAGTTGGTCATGGCCGAAACGGCCGAGTAA
- the secF gene encoding protein translocase subunit SecF, whose amino-acid sequence MNRVINFMGVRKIALVLTLIVTFIALGSLVVKGLNFGLDFTGGTQIELAYEQPADLSSIRQNLADAGYGNAVVQSFGATTDVVVRMQGDDADLGDKVASVLQQAGDKLQVKKVEFVGPQVGEELRDQGGLGMLLALGGVMLYLAFRFQWKFSMGAFISLVHDVIVTLGILSFFQVTFDLTVLAALLAIIGYSLNDTIVVFDRVRENFRVLRKASLIENINISTTQTLLRTLATSISTLLAIGALLVFGGDNLFGFAIALFVGVLVGTYSSIYISNATLIWLDLTVEDLIPPVPTEEVDERP is encoded by the coding sequence ATGAATCGTGTAATCAACTTCATGGGCGTGCGCAAGATTGCGCTCGTCCTCACCCTGATCGTGACCTTTATTGCGCTGGGTAGTCTGGTAGTTAAAGGCCTGAATTTCGGTCTGGATTTTACCGGCGGTACGCAGATCGAGCTGGCTTATGAGCAGCCTGCGGACCTCAGCAGTATTCGTCAGAACCTGGCGGACGCCGGTTATGGCAATGCCGTGGTGCAGAGCTTTGGTGCAACTACCGACGTGGTCGTGCGGATGCAGGGCGATGATGCGGACTTGGGGGATAAGGTTGCCTCTGTGTTGCAGCAGGCGGGCGACAAGCTCCAGGTGAAGAAGGTCGAGTTCGTCGGCCCGCAGGTCGGAGAGGAGTTGCGTGACCAAGGCGGCCTGGGCATGCTCCTGGCGCTGGGCGGCGTCATGCTCTATCTGGCCTTCCGCTTTCAGTGGAAGTTCTCTATGGGCGCGTTCATCTCGCTGGTGCATGACGTCATCGTCACCCTGGGCATTCTGTCGTTCTTTCAGGTCACTTTCGACCTGACCGTGCTGGCGGCGCTGCTGGCGATCATCGGTTATTCGTTGAATGACACCATCGTGGTCTTCGATCGGGTTCGCGAGAATTTCCGGGTGCTGCGCAAGGCCAGTTTGATCGAAAACATCAATATCTCTACCACGCAAACCCTGTTGCGCACTCTGGCCACGTCGATCTCGACCTTGCTGGCGATTGGTGCCTTGCTGGTCTTTGGCGGCGATAATCTGTTCGGCTTTGCCATCGCGTTGTTCGTGGGGGTGCTGGTGGGTACTTATTCGTCGATTTATATCTCCAACGCGACGCTGATCTGGCTCGATCTGACCGTCGAAGATCTGATTCCGCCAGTGCCGACCGAAGAGGTTGATGAGCGTCCCTGA
- the secD gene encoding protein translocase subunit SecD, whose product MLNKFPLWKYLLILAVLAIGFLYSAPNLYPDDPAIQVSGNSTAMQVEQADLERATRALQAAGIEVKASSLAAQGRAGLLRLTKQADQLPAKDVVRKTLGEEFVVALNLAQTTPDWLRNLGAGPMKLGLDLSGGVHFLLEVDMDKALDARRKVYEGEVKSMLRKERVRYRSLPEFNGAIQLGFVDEATLEKAQSLIRKEFSDFELSSIERSDLQVLRLSLTQAKLADIREYSIKQNLTTVRNRVNELGVAEPLVQRQGANRIVVELPGVQDTAEAKRILGKTANLEFRLAADADASRTTTEAFEFREEGRPPAQLERELIITGDQVTDAQASFDENGSPQVNIRLDGHGGELMNRATRSNVGRSMAVIFIEQKPTVRYLRQVVDGVEKEVAVQSFVEEKKIISLATIQSPLGSQFRITGLDGPGESTELALLLRAGGLAAPMYFAEERTIGPSLGADNIAKGVDAALWGMLFVSLFIIVIYRFFGVLATLALGLNMVLLLALMSLLSATLTLPGIAGIVLTMGMAVDANVLIFSRIREEIANGMSVQRAIHEGFDRAYSAIIDGNLTTLLVGGILFAMGTGPVKGFAVTLSLGILTSMFTAILVTRAMVNLSFGGRDLKKLWI is encoded by the coding sequence ATGCTCAACAAATTCCCCCTCTGGAAGTACCTGCTGATCCTGGCTGTGCTGGCGATCGGTTTTCTTTATTCCGCGCCCAACCTGTATCCAGATGATCCGGCAATCCAGGTGAGCGGTAACAGTACGGCCATGCAGGTCGAGCAAGCTGATCTGGAGCGCGCCACGCGTGCCTTGCAGGCAGCAGGTATTGAGGTCAAGGCTTCGAGTCTGGCTGCGCAAGGCCGTGCCGGCCTGCTCCGTTTGACCAAGCAGGCCGATCAGCTGCCAGCCAAGGATGTGGTGCGCAAGACCTTGGGCGAAGAGTTCGTGGTTGCCTTGAACCTCGCGCAGACTACCCCTGATTGGCTACGTAACCTGGGTGCGGGTCCGATGAAACTGGGCCTGGACTTGTCCGGTGGTGTGCACTTCCTGCTGGAAGTGGATATGGACAAGGCGCTGGACGCGCGGCGCAAGGTCTACGAGGGGGAGGTCAAGAGCATGCTGCGCAAGGAGCGCGTGCGCTACCGGAGCCTGCCCGAATTCAACGGCGCGATTCAGTTGGGTTTCGTCGACGAGGCGACTCTGGAAAAGGCCCAGAGCCTGATTCGCAAGGAATTCTCCGATTTCGAGTTGAGTTCGATCGAACGTAGCGATTTGCAGGTGCTGCGCTTGAGCCTGACTCAGGCCAAGCTGGCGGACATTCGCGAATACTCGATCAAGCAGAACCTGACTACCGTGCGTAACCGGGTCAATGAGTTGGGCGTGGCCGAGCCGCTGGTTCAGCGTCAGGGTGCCAACCGGATCGTGGTTGAACTACCCGGTGTGCAGGACACCGCCGAGGCCAAGCGCATTCTGGGCAAGACGGCCAACCTCGAGTTTCGTCTGGCTGCCGATGCCGATGCATCGAGAACCACGACCGAGGCCTTCGAGTTCCGTGAGGAGGGGCGTCCGCCCGCGCAGTTGGAGCGTGAGCTGATCATCACGGGCGATCAGGTAACCGACGCCCAGGCCAGCTTCGATGAGAATGGCAGCCCGCAGGTGAACATTCGTCTGGATGGTCATGGCGGCGAGTTGATGAACCGTGCGACGCGCAGCAATGTCGGGCGCAGCATGGCGGTGATCTTTATCGAGCAGAAGCCGACCGTGCGTTACCTGCGCCAGGTTGTCGATGGTGTCGAGAAGGAAGTCGCGGTCCAGAGTTTCGTCGAAGAGAAAAAGATCATCAGCCTGGCGACCATTCAGTCGCCACTGGGTAGCCAGTTCCGAATTACCGGCCTCGATGGTCCAGGCGAGTCGACCGAGCTGGCGTTGTTGCTGCGTGCCGGTGGTTTGGCTGCGCCAATGTACTTCGCCGAAGAACGCACCATCGGCCCGAGCCTGGGTGCCGACAACATTGCCAAGGGTGTTGATGCCGCGCTCTGGGGCATGTTGTTCGTGTCACTGTTCATCATCGTCATCTACCGCTTCTTTGGTGTGTTGGCGACCCTGGCCCTGGGGCTCAACATGGTGCTGCTGTTGGCGCTGATGTCGCTGCTGAGTGCCACCCTGACGTTGCCGGGTATCGCCGGTATCGTACTGACCATGGGGATGGCGGTGGATGCCAACGTGCTGATCTTCTCGCGAATTCGCGAGGAAATCGCCAATGGCATGTCGGTGCAGCGGGCCATTCATGAGGGCTTCGACCGCGCTTACTCGGCGATTATCGACGGCAACCTGACCACGTTATTGGTGGGTGGGATTCTTTTCGCCATGGGTACCGGTCCGGTCAAAGGCTTTGCGGTGACACTGTCGCTGGGCATTCTCACCTCGATGTTCACCGCTATCCTGGTGACGCGAGCCATGGTCAACCTGAGCTTCGGCGGGCGTGACCTGAAGAAGTTGTGGATTTGA
- the yajC gene encoding preprotein translocase subunit YajC: MSFLIPAAFADAAAPTGAVGSGFEWVFLVGFLVIFYLMIWRPQAKRAKEHKNLLGTLQKGDEVVTSGGIAGKVTKVSDDFVVLEVSDTVELKIQKVAIAATLPKGTLKAI, from the coding sequence ATGAGCTTTTTGATCCCTGCGGCATTTGCCGATGCCGCTGCCCCAACGGGTGCTGTTGGTTCTGGTTTCGAATGGGTGTTTCTGGTCGGCTTTCTGGTCATCTTCTATCTGATGATCTGGCGTCCCCAGGCCAAGCGTGCGAAAGAGCACAAGAACCTGCTCGGCACCTTGCAGAAGGGTGACGAAGTCGTGACCAGCGGCGGTATCGCCGGCAAGGTGACCAAGGTCAGCGATGACTTCGTGGTGCTGGAAGTGTCCGACACCGTCGAGCTGAAGATTCAGAAGGTGGCCATCGCCGCGACCCTGCCCAAGGGCACGTTGAAAGCTATTTAA
- the tgt gene encoding tRNA guanosine(34) transglycosylase Tgt, producing the protein MAFELLATDGKARRGRITFPRGVVETPAFMPVGTYGTVKGMLPRDIEATGAQMILGNTFHLWLRPGTEVIKRHGDLHDFMQWQGPILTDSGGFQVFSLGAMRKIKEEGVYFASPVDGAKVFMGPEESMQVQRDLGSDIVMIFDECTPYPAEFDVAKRSMELSLRWAKRSKEAHGDSSAALFGIVQGGMHEELRMRSLEGLNALDFDGLAIGGLSVGEPKEEMIRVLDYLPALLPADKPRYLMGVGKPEDLVEGVRRGVDMFDCVMPTRNARNGHLFVDTGVLKIRNAVHRHDDSPLDATCDCYTCQHFSRAYLHHLDKCGEMLGSMLNTIHNLRHYQLLMAGLRESIQQGTLAAFVDAFYTRRGLPVPALS; encoded by the coding sequence ATGGCTTTCGAATTGCTGGCGACCGATGGTAAGGCGCGGCGTGGACGCATTACCTTTCCGCGTGGGGTGGTCGAGACGCCGGCGTTCATGCCGGTGGGCACCTATGGCACGGTCAAGGGCATGTTGCCGCGCGACATCGAGGCGACTGGCGCGCAGATGATCCTCGGCAATACCTTTCATCTGTGGTTGCGTCCCGGCACCGAGGTGATCAAACGTCACGGCGATCTGCACGACTTCATGCAGTGGCAGGGGCCGATCCTCACCGATTCGGGTGGCTTTCAGGTGTTCAGCCTGGGTGCGATGCGCAAGATCAAGGAGGAGGGGGTGTATTTCGCTTCGCCGGTCGATGGCGCCAAGGTGTTCATGGGGCCGGAAGAGTCGATGCAGGTGCAGCGCGACCTGGGCTCGGACATCGTGATGATTTTCGACGAGTGCACGCCTTATCCGGCCGAATTCGATGTGGCCAAGCGCTCCATGGAGCTTTCGCTGCGTTGGGCCAAGCGTTCGAAGGAGGCGCACGGCGATAGCTCTGCGGCGCTGTTCGGTATCGTTCAGGGTGGCATGCATGAAGAGCTGCGCATGCGTTCGCTGGAAGGCTTGAATGCACTGGATTTTGACGGTTTGGCGATTGGCGGCCTGTCGGTCGGTGAGCCAAAGGAAGAAATGATCCGCGTGCTGGATTATCTGCCAGCCCTGCTGCCCGCCGATAAACCGCGCTACTTGATGGGGGTTGGCAAGCCAGAGGACTTGGTCGAGGGCGTACGCCGCGGTGTGGACATGTTCGACTGTGTGATGCCGACGCGCAATGCGCGAAATGGCCATCTGTTTGTCGATACCGGCGTGCTGAAAATTCGTAATGCGGTGCATCGACATGATGATTCGCCACTCGATGCAACCTGTGATTGTTATACCTGCCAGCATTTCTCCCGTGCCTACCTGCACCATTTGGATAAGTGTGGCGAAATGTTGGGCAGTATGCTGAATACAATCCATAACTTACGGCACTATCAGTTGCTGATGGCTGGTTTGCGCGAGTCTATTCAACAGGGTACATTGGCCGCCTTTGTCGATGCCTTCTATACCCGTCGTGGCCTGCCGGTCCCGGCGCTGAGCTGA
- the queA gene encoding tRNA preQ1(34) S-adenosylmethionine ribosyltransferase-isomerase QueA gives MRVADFDFELPDALIARHPLAERRASRLLVLDGPSGALAHRQFSDLLEYLRPGDLMVFNNTRVIPARLFGQKASGGKLEVLVERVLDSHRVLAHVRSSKSPKPGSTILIDGGGEAQMLARHDALFELRFAEEVLPLLERVGHMPLPPYIDRPDDAADRERYQTVYAARSGAVAAPTAGLHFDQALLASIAGMGVESAFVTLHVGAGTFQPVRVERIEDHPMHSEWLEVGQDVVDAVAACRARGGRVVAVGTTSVRSLESAARDGELKAFSGDTDIFIYPGRPLHVVDALVTNFHLPESTLLMLVSAFAGYPETMAAYKSAIAEGYRFFSYGDAMFITRNPAPRGPEDHV, from the coding sequence ATGCGCGTTGCCGACTTTGATTTCGAGCTGCCTGACGCTCTTATTGCCCGCCATCCGCTCGCAGAGCGGCGTGCCAGCCGTTTGCTCGTGCTGGATGGGCCAAGTGGTGCGCTGGCGCATCGTCAGTTCAGTGATCTGCTGGAGTATTTACGCCCCGGCGACTTGATGGTGTTCAATAACACGCGGGTGATTCCTGCGCGTCTATTCGGCCAGAAGGCTTCGGGCGGCAAGCTCGAAGTGTTGGTCGAGCGGGTGCTGGACAGCCACCGCGTCCTGGCCCATGTGCGTTCGAGCAAATCACCCAAGCCGGGTTCGACGATTCTGATCGATGGCGGCGGTGAGGCGCAGATGCTGGCACGGCATGACGCGCTGTTCGAGTTGCGCTTTGCCGAAGAGGTCTTGCCGCTGCTCGAGCGGGTTGGTCATATGCCGCTGCCTCCTTATATAGACCGCCCGGACGATGCCGCCGATCGTGAGCGTTATCAGACCGTCTATGCCGCGCGCTCCGGTGCAGTGGCGGCGCCTACCGCGGGCTTGCACTTCGATCAGGCATTGCTGGCGAGCATTGCCGGGATGGGGGTGGAGAGTGCCTTCGTGACCCTGCATGTCGGGGCCGGGACTTTTCAGCCGGTGCGGGTCGAGCGCATCGAAGATCATCCGATGCACAGCGAGTGGCTGGAGGTCGGCCAGGATGTGGTCGATGCTGTGGCGGCCTGCCGTGCCCGTGGCGGGCGTGTGGTAGCGGTGGGTACCACCAGTGTGCGTTCGCTGGAGAGTGCGGCGCGCGACGGCGAGCTCAAGGCGTTCAGCGGCGACACCGACATCTTTATCTACCCGGGCCGTCCGCTGCATGTGGTCGATGCTCTGGTGACCAATTTCCATTTGCCGGAATCGACCCTGCTGATGCTGGTCTCTGCGTTTGCCGGCTACCCCGAAACCATGGCGGCCTATAAAAGCGCGATCGCCGAGGGTTATCGCTTCTTCAGTTATGGCGATGCCATGTTCATCACCCGCAACCCCGCACCGCGCGGGCCAGAGGATCACGTATGA